The following proteins come from a genomic window of Sulfitobacter indolifex:
- a CDS encoding M16 family metallopeptidase gives MEGLASSAIGVWVNAGARHETPQQNGIAHFLEHMAFKGTATRSSLQIAEAIEDVGGYINAYTSREVTAYYARVLENDVALGLDVIADILRNPVLDPSEVEVERGVILQEIGQALDTPDDVIFDWLQEQAYPDQPIGRTILGPSERVSAFSRDDLKLFIADHYGPEQMILSAAGAVDHDKIVKLAESLFGDMPSKKLYQVDGARFGGGEFRQVKKLEQAHFALGFESPGYRSDDIYIAQIYASALGGGMSSRLFQEIRENRGLCYTIFAQAGAYADTGMTTIYAGTSAEQLPELANITIDEMKRAATDMSPAEVARARAQMKAGLLMGLESPSNRAERLARLIQIWDRVPPLEETVAQIDAVTTGDVRDFAERMATQAPAALALYGPVDGAPTLDELHSRRAA, from the coding sequence ATGGAGGGGCTTGCCTCCTCTGCCATCGGCGTTTGGGTGAACGCCGGTGCACGCCACGAAACCCCGCAGCAGAACGGCATCGCGCATTTCCTCGAGCATATGGCCTTCAAGGGCACCGCGACCCGCTCGTCGCTGCAAATAGCCGAGGCCATCGAGGACGTGGGCGGCTATATTAACGCCTATACCTCGCGCGAAGTCACCGCTTATTATGCCCGCGTGTTGGAAAACGACGTGGCGCTTGGCCTCGACGTGATCGCCGACATCCTGCGCAACCCGGTGCTGGACCCTTCCGAGGTCGAAGTCGAACGCGGCGTAATCCTGCAAGAGATTGGCCAAGCCCTCGACACGCCCGACGATGTGATCTTTGACTGGCTGCAAGAGCAGGCCTACCCCGATCAGCCCATCGGCCGCACGATCCTTGGGCCATCCGAGCGTGTCTCGGCTTTTTCACGTGACGATCTCAAACTCTTCATCGCCGACCACTACGGGCCAGAGCAGATGATCCTCTCTGCCGCTGGGGCCGTCGATCACGACAAAATCGTCAAACTGGCCGAAAGCCTTTTTGGCGATATGCCGTCGAAAAAGCTCTACCAGGTCGACGGCGCCCGCTTCGGCGGCGGCGAGTTCCGGCAGGTCAAAAAGCTCGAACAGGCCCATTTTGCCCTCGGTTTCGAAAGCCCCGGCTACCGCTCCGACGACATCTATATCGCTCAAATCTACGCTTCTGCGTTGGGTGGCGGCATGTCCTCACGCCTGTTCCAAGAGATTCGCGAAAACCGCGGCCTCTGCTACACGATTTTCGCCCAAGCCGGCGCCTATGCCGACACAGGGATGACCACGATCTACGCCGGCACCAGCGCCGAGCAATTGCCCGAGCTGGCCAATATCACCATAGACGAGATGAAGCGCGCCGCCACTGACATGTCCCCCGCCGAAGTCGCCCGCGCCCGTGCGCAGATGAAGGCCGGGCTGCTGATGGGCTTAGAGAGCCCCTCTAACCGCGCCGAACGTTTGGCCCGCCTGATCCAGATCTGGGACCGTGTCCCGCCGCTGGAAGAAACCGTGGCCCAGATCGACGCCGTCACCACCGGCGACGTGCGCGATTTTGCTGAACGCATGGCCACCCAAGCGCCCGCGGCACTTGCGCTCTACGGCCCCGTTGATGGCGCGCCAACGCTCGACGAACTCCACAGCAGACGCGCTGCCTGA
- a CDS encoding GNAT family N-acetyltransferase produces MLLGRRKLRIETERLTLRPPVHADFRAWSALRRASNDYLRPWEPTWAEDHLTRKAFTNRVYWAQRSVSSGNAMPLFLIRRSDQNLVGAITLDNIRRGPAQSGTLGYWTGEPFARQGYMREAIEAAVHQAFTRLDLSRIEAACLPENQASRGLLEKAGFKYEGVAQSYLQIDGRWRTHVLYAALRKDRRGRTDVG; encoded by the coding sequence ATGCTGCTGGGGCGACGCAAACTGCGGATCGAAACGGAACGGCTGACCCTGCGTCCGCCGGTCCATGCCGATTTCCGCGCGTGGTCTGCCCTGCGCCGCGCCAGCAACGATTATCTCCGCCCGTGGGAGCCGACATGGGCGGAGGATCACCTCACCCGCAAGGCATTTACCAACCGCGTCTATTGGGCGCAGCGCTCGGTATCGTCGGGCAATGCCATGCCGCTGTTCCTGATCCGACGCAGCGATCAGAACCTTGTTGGTGCGATCACGCTGGACAACATCCGCCGCGGCCCTGCGCAATCAGGCACGCTCGGCTATTGGACGGGCGAGCCCTTCGCGCGCCAAGGCTACATGCGCGAGGCGATCGAGGCGGCGGTGCATCAGGCCTTCACCCGGCTCGACCTGTCGCGCATCGAAGCTGCCTGTCTGCCAGAAAACCAAGCATCTCGGGGGCTGTTGGAAAAGGCCGGCTTTAAATATGAGGGCGTGGCACAAAGCTATTTACAAATTGATGGCCGTTGGCGCACCCATGTGCTTTACGCCGCGCTGCGCAAAGACCGGCGCGGACGTACGGATGTCGGTTAA